The following proteins are co-located in the Palaemon carinicauda isolate YSFRI2023 chromosome 3, ASM3689809v2, whole genome shotgun sequence genome:
- the LOC137634083 gene encoding uncharacterized protein, giving the protein MGGPPPLASPGGPSPSSQPRRASTPPASLGGPPPFPTARQASPSPASPGQASPPPTSPGGTPPSRQLGRALPPPVSPGGPPPSRQPWRATPLMPGRASPPPVSPGGPPTPPARAGLHNSRQHGRASPLPPARQASPSPASPGRASPPPARQGRPPPLPPARTGLTPSWHPERTSPPPASPGEPPQLLLAQAGLPPPASPGGPSPIPSARAGLPPSRQPG; this is encoded by the exons atgggcgggcctccccccctcgccagcccgggtgggccttccccctCTAGTCAGCCCAGGCGAGCCtccacccctcccgccagcctgggagggcctccccccttcccaacagcccggcaggcctccccctctcctgccagccccgggcaggcctccccccctccaACCAGcccgggcgggactcccccctcaCGCCAGCTCGGGCGGGCCTtaccccctcccgtcagcccgggcgggcctcccccctcccgccagccctggCGGGCCACCCCCCTCATG cccggacgggcctcaccccctcccgtcagcccgggcgggcctcccaccccaccagcccgggcgggcctccacaACTCCCGCCAgcacgggcgggcctcccccctcccgccagcccggcaggcctccccctctcctgccagccccgggcgggcctccccccctccagccagacagggcaggcctccccccctcccgccagcccggacgGGCCTCACCCCCTCATGGCACCCTGagcggacctccccccctcccgccagcccgggcgagcctccACAACTCCTGCTAGCACAGGCGGGccttccccctcccgccagcccgggcgggccttcccccatcccgtcagcccgggcgggcctccctccctcccgccagcccgg atAA